GTGCTGAAAAAAAGAAGCAGCTTTGATGGATAATATGATAATCTTCAATCCACTGAGAATTGGATAGCTACTTGATATGTTGTCTCTTTCAGCACACAGTCGTTTTTGTTCGGATCCTACCATGCCAAGGCCCACAGGTAATTGAATTTCCCACTTCCTTTTTATTTAACCCTAGCTAGTGGGAAATTGTGGGATCTCATAATCGAAAAGGACAGTGTTGATTATAAACAAGTGTCCTTAATAGAGAAAAAATTGTGGATGGGGCaagtaaaattgaataattcTCAATGTTAGAGGGATTTTTTTGGATGTGATATCTTGTTATTTGGTTGTTCCTCCACCCATTTTAGTGTTTTCAGCACCAAATGGGGCTCTGCCCTGTTACACAGCAGTTTTAAGAAAATCTTCATCTGGCTGCTGCTGTTGTATGGCATTATTTGATTTCACTATTATGTATCTCTTCTTCTTATGTTATGTACTGGAGGATGATCTTGTTGTGTCATTATTACCTGGAAGAACAACTGTTTCATGTGGTGTTTGATATAGTGGAATTTAGTTTAATGGATGATTTTACAAATGGGAGAAAATGACTTCCTTCACTCGTGagcaaaagtttttttttttgtggtgtaTGGACTAGCTTGTGCGCATCTCAACTAATTGCAAATGGGGAAAATGACTTCCTTCCCTTAtggagaaaatgtttttttattggATAACTGTGGTGTCTGAACCAGCTTGCGCACATCTATACTAATTTCATGAGATAGATGGAAATTACGTGGTGGCTTTTTGGCTCTGCTTAGATTTGAACCTAAAACTTCAGGGTtgtcaacccacttcattgGTCACTAGGTCACACCAACCAGTGGGGTGTGTGGGCGAAACTAATTTTACTTAGAACTATCTTAACTTTTTAAATCATACCATTTGCTCCATCTAACATTTTAGATATTATTATCCATCTTTAATACTCAAAATATCATCAAGGCAATAACTATTAGTAATCCCACTTCGGTTTGGACGATCTTCACCGCTTGatctagcttttggggttgagttggACTCAATTTCCATTTCTACTCAATTCTTGTTTCACCAGATATTGATCTCCATATTATCTTGTCCAAGCTCTAGTTGTCAGTCCTTGGCGTGCGGGGTGTTAGTAGTCCCACATCGATGTGTGGGATGACAATTTGTCTCCCTATACTGGACAATCCTCATCTCTTGAGCTACCTTTTGGAATTGAGTTATAGCTAATTTTCATTTCTCATCAATATCGGATTTGCTAATATTATTATTCATATTTACTTCTTGGAGAATATTTTCTTATGAAAAAACAGTTTTCATGAACTATAGCTTTCATTGTACCAAACAGACACAACACATTAATTATCTTACCATATGCAATTTCTGTTACTTCTTCCTCTTTTCCTTGTTCTTggatgttataacttataaggtCTTTGGCAAGAAGAAACTCTAAATGCTTTGTTATTGGGGAAAATTTTGTTCCACTATAGCTCAAgatattttgtttcatttgcAAGTGCTGGTTCAAACTTGACCTACCATTCAACAAAATATAATGTTATCttgattcttcaagaatctcaCCAACCACGCACTTTGCATGTGTAAGATCACAAGAATCCATGCTTTGTTCTTGATGCTCCCACAAAGAAGTTGGTTTAAGATGTTCTAGAGGTGCTAAATAGATCCCAAGCATTAAAATGGAAGGTAGAAATTGATTCTGAATCAGACTTTTGATATTGCTATTATAAAAGTATATCACCATGAAATCATAatacaaagaaaaggaaaggcaCTGATAGGAGAAAAAGAACAAGCTCATTTAGTGATCTAAACAGGTGCTGTCTTTATGTGGTCAATGCACTTGTAGAACTCATTAAATTATTGCAATCTTCTTGTTTTAGAGACCCCACAGAGATATTCCTAAATCTTGCTGTGTGCATCAGTTATtgctttctctttttcttttatctgTGATAAAAAAATGTTTCTGATGTTTGCTTCATTGTGCACTAAGCATATTTATTCAGTTCAGAATGTTACAGATTTTATTCTTCCCAAGCATCTTAAGTTTCCTAAGTCAGTTTGGTAAAACATTGCCAGAGTGGTACTACTACATTGGAATTTTTGGTGTATATGATCAAAATCTGGCAATGTGATCATAATCTAAATCTAACATTATTActatatgttgttgttggggGGAAAAACCCTTCGATTTTGCTCTTGAAATGGTTCCCTCTGCACATTTTCATCGCACACGATTGAGTGCTAGATAAGCGATTAGCCGGTATCCCACTAACATTAGAGCCATGATGAATACATCCATCCACATATTGTTCAGGCCTATTGATTTTATGGCTGGAAATTCTGCAACCTGACAATAGACGCCTTTTGAACACTCGTAGTAGTCGTTATCATTGTATTGTACCCCTAGAAGCAACTTGTAGCAGTAGTAGCTGTAGCTCAAATATTTTAACCAGACTATGAAAGGGGGAATTTGTTGAATGTAATAACCTCCGGCAATTAGGAAGACTAAAGTTGTGACTGATGCTAAGGTAGTGGCCTGTTTCACATCCATGAGCATGGCACCATATGCTAGACCGAGGCTCTGAGAAACGAGTACGCTGTAAAGGACTACTAGAAGAGATAGGATGAATGTGGCAGGGTTGGCTTTGAGCCCACCCATCCAATATAGGATGAAGGTAAATGCTGTTGGTAGTGCTAGTTCCAAGGGAAGATCCCCAACAGTTTTAGCTAGAAAATATGATGAGAGTCGGTACATTCCTGATGATCGCTCTTTGATGAGCATCCTTCTTTCTTGGGGAAAAGTGAAAACTGCATTGTAGAGTGGATAGAAGCCCCAGAATACCGCGAAGAAGAATACCATTGCAATCTGCACGAGGAGGTCAAATTATAAATATCATATTAGCAATTGAATTTTCCTATTCTATGTTGATGCGAAATGTGATAAGATCAGATTGTCAATATTAACGTAGCAAAACTTGGAAATGGTTTTACATTAGAAGAGATTGTCATGTTGCTGTAAATACGAGCCTGCTCTGCTGTTATTGGAGCTACCTAGTGTAAATATTGAAACTAGTTGTCTTCTTAACATATAATAGTTCTTACTCTGTCTTCAATGTGGGATGTTGGAGTGTGCCACCATAACAATCCAGCAAGAAATGCTACACTAACAACTTGGAAGATTCTAAGCTTGTTGAAGGTCTCGTATCTTCGTTCCTTCAGCCCCCTTAGTAGCAGCACCTTAAATTGATAGCCCCAACTCGTGCACCAGTGCTCTGACTTCACACCGTTTCCTGCATGAGTAGAGCATGAGTAGAGCACGATAGAACTGGAATCAGTCACTAATTCGAGGTAGAGAACAATTTGATAGTCAATTAAAACCATCCCTTTCTTCACAGTTAATTGAAAACTTACTTGTTGAAACATCCTTTGCGTAGCTGTAGTTATTGGTATCTGAACTGCATAGCTCAGTTTTCAGCCTTGTAGAAATGTTCTTGTCATAAGCAGAGATGAGAGCTTCTCTAACAGATTTCTTCTCCTGTTCACTACTGTCACCTTGCTCAATTGCATGCTTGGAATCAGGTCCAATTCCTGAAATTTCGAAGATCCTTTTTAAAGAGATGTTTGACACCATATACATGATTTTTAAATGTCTCAATGTTTGCATATCTTTTGCCCCTCTATATACAGTAATTGGTCAAAAAGGCTAATTAAAGAAATTAGATTGAGATTTACTGATTAAATAGTAGGACAACTTATGAGTGGATTCTCTTTTTTACTCTACTTACTTAAAGGTATTGAATAATTACCATTGCTTATCATCAAGATTAGTGACTCATCTGACTTTAGCAAAACCAATAATGAAAACTATGGACCTCTAAGTTGATTTGCTAGGAATGATATTTATGTTAGAGTGTTTGAATTACCATTGGCAAGATCAAGCAAGAGATCAGCAGGATTGATAGTGATGGATGTGGAAAAACCAACAGAGGAGAAGTACTCAAGGGCGGTTGATGCAGGACCATAGTAGATAGGGCAGCCTTCAGAAAGCAAGACTACCTTATCAAACATATGGTAGAGCCTGCTGGATGGTTGGTGGATTGTAGTGATCACAGTTCTGCCACCGTCAGCTAGGCGCTTAACAGTAGTTAGAATCCTCAGAGCTGTAGTAGAATCCAAACCAGAAGTAGGCTCATCTAGCAGTAGTAAACTCGGGTTAATTAGCATTTCTTGACCAATACTGACCCTCTTTTTCTCCCCACCTGATATCCCTCTAAATAATGGTCCTCCTATCATGCTGCTTCGACACTTGTTTAACCCGAGCTCTGCTATAACATGCTCCACATGCCTTTCTTTTTCCTCCCTGCTTAGGCTTTGGGGAAGCCTTAACAGAGCTGTGAAGAGGAGAGTTTCTGTTACAGTTAGATGAGGATATAGGACATCATCCTGTGCCACGAATCCAGTACGGCGTTTGATAGCTCCTGAGAATGGCTGGCTGTTGTATGTAATTTTCCCTGATAGCTTACCCGATAGACGGCCTCCTAAAGCAGTTAGGAGGGTAGTTTTTCCACTACCTGATGGACCTAACATTGCTAGCATCTCCCCTGGGCACACAATACCTGTGACTCCATTTAGTATAGTCTTTTCTTTTGTGCTTGATGGTCCTCCACAACACATTCCTTTTGTTTCTTGCTTAATCTTGTAAACAACTTCTTCAAACTGCATAACATATTAATCAAGATATCAACATATTGATAAAGAAACAAATTGGGTACTATTATGCATGTAACTAACAAGTCTAGAGAGAAATTAAGTTAGAAAAGAGACCTTCAAAGTTATGGGAAACAAGGCCCTTTGTATAAAGGACTCTGAGTTCTTCATCTCTGGCTTTGACGAATTAGGTGGAGGTGCCATCAATTCTGTGCCAAAGTTTTCTGGTTTTGGTGCTACACAATGAAGAGGCATTGGTGTTTTGTTTTAGCAGTGTGTTTTACTGATGAATACTGAATATGAAGAGAAGTTAAAGAGTTGCTTTTAACTTGAGTTTTCTCAAGAGAAGTGAACaaccatataaatatataaactgAGAAAGACACAGAAGAAAAAAGACCAGTATCTATTGTGTGTGTTAAAGTCTCCATGATGTAGGTCTATCTCTccctttattttttcctttgtgGTTCCCACCCTTTTTCTCTTAAAGTAATGTAACACTTTCActtaatcaaattatttaaacCATTCTTTCATTTTGATcctctcttctctctttttcaGAACCGGCAATATTTGGCTTTAGATTACTAATTTTATACGTCTCAGACGtgttaccaaaaaaaacatttttttctaagaTGTGGCCTTGGTCTATGCCACACTAGTAGATCTACTTAGAAAATAGCCAAATTAAGGGTACTTCATAGATCATCCAACATTAAGAAGTGGGTAATGAGAAGCATGCCACTGAACAGATCATTTTTTCACTTGCCTTGCAATTCTGATTGAAAAGAAACTTAGATTTAGACATTTAATTATctttgaaatgattttttttaaagcaagttgcaataaaagaaaatgaaaatctaaTGTGGCAATACCCTATGAATTATGGGTTTTGTAGGCTAATTTTGTCGGATTTGTGCTTTCCCCCCCtccctctttttttctctccttttttgttatttaagcATAGTCATGTACGGATGATTTATACACACTAATATTATAATGATTTTCACCATTCAATAAAAAACAGGAATTAGATTGGATACTAGTCGGTAAATAGTTCATAGctaacatatttttttgataattcatCATCAAATCGGATTAGCGATAATTTT
This genomic stretch from Solanum stenotomum isolate F172 chromosome 10, ASM1918654v1, whole genome shotgun sequence harbors:
- the LOC125841266 gene encoding ABC transporter G family member 14, encoding MPLHCVAPKPENFGTELMAPPPNSSKPEMKNSESFIQRALFPITLKFEEVVYKIKQETKGMCCGGPSSTKEKTILNGVTGIVCPGEMLAMLGPSGSGKTTLLTALGGRLSGKLSGKITYNSQPFSGAIKRRTGFVAQDDVLYPHLTVTETLLFTALLRLPQSLSREEKERHVEHVIAELGLNKCRSSMIGGPLFRGISGGEKKRVSIGQEMLINPSLLLLDEPTSGLDSTTALRILTTVKRLADGGRTVITTIHQPSSRLYHMFDKVVLLSEGCPIYYGPASTALEYFSSVGFSTSITINPADLLLDLANGIGPDSKHAIEQGDSSEQEKKSVREALISAYDKNISTRLKTELCSSDTNNYSYAKDVSTRNGVKSEHWCTSWGYQFKVLLLRGLKERRYETFNKLRIFQVVSVAFLAGLLWWHTPTSHIEDRIAMVFFFAVFWGFYPLYNAVFTFPQERRMLIKERSSGMYRLSSYFLAKTVGDLPLELALPTAFTFILYWMGGLKANPATFILSLLVVLYSVLVSQSLGLAYGAMLMDVKQATTLASVTTLVFLIAGGYYIQQIPPFIVWLKYLSYSYYCYKLLLGVQYNDNDYYECSKGVYCQVAEFPAIKSIGLNNMWMDVFIMALMLVGYRLIAYLALNRVR